Proteins co-encoded in one Saprospira grandis genomic window:
- a CDS encoding Dps family protein, giving the protein MQTYQKLGFEKKESQSIVHALNHLLANYQLYYHKLRGFHWNVEGRDFFELHEKFEEDYQAAHENIDRIAERIRIFGKKPVYRLAEYLEMAKIKEAKSGLAPEDMVRQIVDDMETLLGEMLGVVQAAEETGDTASIHLIMNMMQALEKRHWMFSAWLKKVPVASPQHN; this is encoded by the coding sequence ATGCAGACCTACCAAAAGTTAGGATTCGAGAAAAAAGAGAGTCAATCTATTGTTCATGCCCTCAACCATTTGCTGGCCAACTACCAGCTTTACTATCATAAATTGCGGGGGTTTCATTGGAATGTAGAGGGCCGCGACTTCTTTGAGTTGCATGAAAAATTCGAGGAAGACTATCAGGCTGCTCATGAGAACATTGACCGCATTGCGGAGCGCATTCGGATTTTCGGAAAGAAGCCCGTTTATCGCTTGGCTGAATATTTAGAAATGGCCAAAATCAAGGAGGCCAAAAGTGGTTTGGCCCCAGAGGATATGGTTCGACAGATTGTGGATGATATGGAAACCCTTTTGGGGGAAATGCTTGGGGTGGTGCAAGCTGCCGAAGAGACTGGCGATACGGCCAGCATTCACTTAATCATGAACATGATGCAAGCCTTAGAGAAGCGCCACTGGATGTTTTCGGCTTGGCTGAAGAAAGTGCCTGTGGCCTCGCCCCAGCACAACTAG
- a CDS encoding sugar phosphate nucleotidyltransferase, with the protein MKALIPVAGAGTRLRPHTYTQPKPLIPVAGKPIIAAIIEQLQEYGIEEFVFVIGYLGDKIRKYIEDSYPDLKKVFIYQEERLGLGHAIWLAQKEFMQEPEFLIMLGDTILDGDLQGILSSKTTCLGVKKVEDPREFGVVVLDEDRYIRRVVEKPRIPKSNMAIVGIYKICEVPELIAALSYIIEHEVKTMGEFQLTDALMQMVRLGCKISVCPISNWFDCGKKEILLATNAMLLQRRDREEGTHYSFTNTIIIPPVRIGKDCKIENSILGPNVSVGDGAQLKQAIIYDSIIGNYASIEEAVLQRSIIGSDASVKGLSQSLNIGDNTEIDFS; encoded by the coding sequence ATGAAAGCGCTAATACCTGTAGCAGGAGCGGGCACCCGATTGCGCCCGCATACCTACACCCAACCCAAACCCCTTATTCCCGTGGCCGGTAAACCCATTATTGCCGCTATTATTGAGCAGCTGCAAGAGTACGGAATAGAGGAGTTTGTTTTTGTCATTGGCTATCTAGGCGATAAGATCCGCAAGTATATTGAAGATAGTTATCCCGACCTCAAAAAGGTGTTTATCTACCAAGAAGAACGCCTCGGCCTTGGGCATGCCATCTGGCTGGCCCAAAAGGAATTTATGCAGGAACCCGAGTTTTTGATTATGCTGGGCGATACGATCCTAGATGGCGACCTGCAAGGAATCCTCTCTAGCAAAACTACCTGCCTAGGGGTCAAAAAAGTAGAGGACCCCCGAGAGTTTGGCGTGGTGGTGCTCGATGAGGACCGCTATATCCGAAGAGTAGTAGAAAAACCCCGCATCCCCAAATCTAATATGGCCATTGTGGGCATCTATAAGATCTGTGAAGTGCCCGAACTAATTGCCGCCCTTAGCTATATTATAGAGCATGAGGTCAAAACTATGGGGGAGTTCCAACTGACCGATGCCCTCATGCAGATGGTCCGATTGGGCTGCAAAATCTCCGTCTGCCCCATTAGCAATTGGTTTGATTGTGGCAAAAAAGAAATTCTACTAGCCACCAATGCCATGCTGCTGCAACGCCGCGACCGAGAGGAAGGTACCCACTATAGTTTTACAAATACTATTATTATTCCCCCCGTACGCATCGGCAAAGATTGCAAAATAGAAAACTCTATCCTTGGCCCCAATGTATCGGTGGGAGATGGCGCCCAACTCAAACAAGCCATTATCTATGATTCTATTATTGGAAATTATGCCAGTATAGAAGAGGCTGTCTTGCAACGCTCTATCATTGGTAGCGATGCCTCGGTAAAGGGCCTTAGCCAAAGCCTAAATATTGGAGATAACACTGAAATTGACTTTTCCTAA
- a CDS encoding glycoside hydrolase family 25 protein has product MRFFPLLLLLPLLFSCKHQADDYAVKGLDISHYQKRIDWEKFDEKKIDFVFIKATEADNYQDSLFEHNWTALKKKGLPVGAYHFFRPQRSPIAQANFFLQTVPLGPGDLPPVLDVEELDGVGAQKLRLGVSLWLNKVEEACQCKPIIYSSMKFYEDYLHPEFQAYPLWIARYNRKMPTTKNWLFWQYTNKGRHPGIPAQVDLNVFAASRQELKTLLLD; this is encoded by the coding sequence ATGCGCTTTTTCCCTCTCTTGCTCTTACTGCCGCTTTTATTCTCTTGTAAACATCAAGCCGATGACTATGCCGTCAAAGGTCTAGATATTTCACACTATCAAAAACGAATCGATTGGGAAAAGTTTGATGAAAAAAAGATCGACTTTGTTTTTATTAAGGCCACAGAAGCCGATAATTACCAAGATTCTCTCTTTGAGCATAATTGGACGGCCCTCAAGAAGAAGGGCCTGCCCGTAGGGGCCTACCATTTTTTTAGACCTCAACGCTCGCCAATCGCACAGGCCAACTTTTTTCTACAAACGGTGCCCCTAGGCCCCGGCGACCTGCCCCCCGTCCTCGATGTAGAGGAACTGGATGGGGTAGGGGCGCAAAAGCTCCGCCTAGGCGTATCGCTTTGGCTCAACAAGGTAGAAGAGGCCTGCCAATGCAAGCCCATTATCTATAGCTCCATGAAGTTTTATGAGGATTATCTGCATCCAGAGTTTCAAGCTTACCCCCTCTGGATCGCTCGCTATAACCGAAAGATGCCCACAACCAAAAATTGGCTGTTTTGGCAGTATACAAATAAAGGCCGACATCCGGGCATTCCCGCCCAGGTCGACCTTAATGTGTTTGCCGCTAGCCGCCAAGAGCTAAAGACGCTCTTGCTCGATTAG
- a CDS encoding AAA family ATPase, whose product MSKLIDPNFKPYKYLDLKTYCTVEWLAGNKKKYRQVFDRYETAHIYAELTFYNKLFDEEDWVVKVNLKCYSLKKGRKELCDLSFERKVSRYDNCVYIREGWGNKKVGNFWKAGSYYWEAYIDGEKVATRYFYIEDTGKKTLDIKHYLQLKSAKMFEAPYNATLAEEEKVYLKTFPANETRYVHIDLGLENMFRAKSWHCELVVRVYNSARQLKGEATHLQSIEAEEEVLEIELQWGSNVKGSWSKGQYTAEIIFMDQLLAILPFTVDEEAEEGIVGCILPNQFQPMALPGLDGQGEDFEEVMQGLDRLIGLAAIKQKLRDHANYLQFLQLRRDKGFAETEEISLHAVFQGNPGTGKTTVAKMMGRLYSSMGLLSKGHVHEVDRVDLVGEYIGQTAPKVRDAIEKARGGVLFIDEAYALARTNDDSKDFGREVIEILVKEMSNGPGDMAVIVAGYPKEMKYFLGSNPGLRSRFKLFFDFSDYLPDELSAISNYACQQKGVILSEAGRKALDQMIVDAFRSRDRSFGNARFVYDLIEEAKINLGLRIMGSEAPHKLSKEELETISLEDVQRIELESPKRLPNLPIDERLLTEAMKELNELIGMQNIKTEIAELVQLVRFYRLSHRNVLNKFFLHTVFVGNPGTGKTTVARILTKIYKALGILERGHMVETDRQGLVAGYVGQTAIKTSERIDEAMGGVLFIDEAYALISGGNGSLANASDFGAEAIQTLLKRMEDSRGQFFVFAAGYPENMENFLKVNPGLRSRFDKVLKFEDYKSEELYSIALMMLEEEGLELEEAAADYLRQHLEQLYEVRDKYFGNARSVRQLINEVSRRQSLRLAALTEEERQQLSLQQVSYADVAGLAAEGEEQLFNKKSIGFRSKGNA is encoded by the coding sequence ATGTCAAAATTAATCGACCCGAACTTTAAGCCGTACAAATACTTGGATCTCAAGACCTACTGTACGGTAGAATGGTTAGCGGGCAATAAAAAGAAATATCGGCAAGTATTTGACCGCTATGAAACGGCTCATATATATGCGGAGCTGACCTTTTATAATAAGTTATTTGATGAGGAGGATTGGGTAGTGAAGGTCAACCTCAAGTGTTATTCCCTAAAGAAGGGGCGCAAAGAGCTTTGCGACCTTAGTTTTGAGCGTAAGGTAAGTCGTTATGACAACTGTGTTTATATTCGAGAAGGCTGGGGAAACAAAAAAGTAGGTAATTTTTGGAAGGCGGGTAGTTACTACTGGGAAGCCTATATAGATGGGGAGAAAGTAGCGACTCGGTACTTTTATATAGAGGATACGGGAAAGAAGACCTTAGATATAAAGCACTACTTGCAGTTAAAGTCGGCCAAAATGTTTGAGGCGCCTTATAATGCCACCTTAGCGGAAGAAGAAAAAGTATATTTGAAGACTTTTCCGGCCAATGAGACGCGTTATGTGCACATAGATTTGGGCTTAGAGAACATGTTTCGGGCAAAATCCTGGCATTGTGAGTTGGTGGTACGGGTCTATAACTCGGCTCGGCAGCTCAAGGGAGAGGCCACGCATTTGCAGAGCATTGAGGCGGAGGAAGAAGTTTTGGAAATTGAGTTGCAGTGGGGCTCTAATGTGAAGGGCTCTTGGAGCAAGGGGCAGTATACGGCCGAAATCATCTTTATGGACCAGCTGCTGGCCATTTTGCCTTTCACTGTAGATGAAGAGGCGGAAGAAGGGATTGTGGGATGTATTTTGCCCAATCAATTTCAGCCAATGGCCTTGCCTGGATTAGATGGACAGGGCGAAGATTTTGAGGAAGTGATGCAAGGTTTGGATCGTTTGATTGGCTTGGCGGCCATCAAGCAGAAGTTGCGCGACCATGCCAACTACCTACAATTTCTGCAACTGCGTAGAGACAAGGGCTTTGCGGAAACCGAAGAAATCAGTCTGCATGCCGTCTTTCAGGGCAACCCGGGGACGGGGAAAACCACCGTGGCCAAAATGATGGGGCGGCTCTACTCTAGTATGGGGCTCTTATCTAAGGGGCATGTACATGAAGTAGATCGGGTGGACCTTGTGGGCGAATACATTGGGCAGACTGCGCCTAAGGTTCGGGATGCGATTGAGAAAGCTCGTGGGGGTGTCCTTTTCATTGATGAGGCCTATGCCTTAGCGAGGACCAATGACGACAGCAAGGACTTTGGTCGAGAAGTCATTGAGATCTTGGTCAAAGAAATGTCTAATGGGCCGGGTGATATGGCCGTCATTGTGGCGGGATATCCTAAGGAAATGAAATACTTCTTAGGCTCTAATCCGGGCTTGCGTTCTCGTTTTAAGTTATTCTTTGACTTTAGCGACTACTTGCCCGATGAGCTATCGGCAATATCCAACTATGCTTGTCAGCAGAAGGGCGTTATTTTATCGGAAGCGGGGCGGAAAGCCTTGGATCAGATGATTGTAGATGCTTTTCGGTCTAGAGACCGTAGTTTTGGCAATGCTCGTTTTGTTTACGACCTCATAGAGGAGGCCAAAATCAATTTGGGCTTGCGGATTATGGGCAGCGAAGCGCCTCATAAGTTGAGTAAAGAAGAATTAGAGACCATTAGTTTAGAAGATGTGCAGCGGATAGAGTTGGAAAGCCCCAAGCGCTTGCCCAACCTCCCTATAGATGAGCGTTTATTGACTGAGGCCATGAAAGAGCTCAACGAACTAATAGGTATGCAGAACATCAAGACGGAGATTGCCGAACTGGTGCAGTTGGTTCGTTTCTATCGTCTGAGCCATCGGAATGTCCTTAATAAGTTCTTCTTGCATACTGTTTTTGTGGGGAATCCGGGAACGGGAAAGACCACAGTAGCCCGCATTTTGACCAAAATCTACAAGGCATTGGGTATTTTGGAGCGGGGGCATATGGTAGAGACCGACCGTCAGGGCTTGGTAGCGGGTTATGTGGGGCAAACCGCTATAAAAACCTCTGAGCGAATAGATGAGGCCATGGGAGGCGTTCTTTTTATAGACGAAGCTTATGCCTTAATCTCTGGCGGCAATGGCAGTTTGGCCAATGCCAGTGATTTTGGGGCCGAAGCCATACAGACCCTACTCAAGCGAATGGAAGACTCTAGGGGGCAGTTCTTTGTTTTTGCTGCGGGTTATCCGGAAAACATGGAAAACTTCCTCAAGGTCAATCCGGGATTGCGTTCTCGTTTTGACAAAGTCTTGAAATTTGAGGATTACAAAAGCGAGGAGCTCTATTCTATTGCCTTGATGATGCTAGAAGAAGAAGGTTTAGAGTTGGAAGAAGCTGCGGCGGACTATCTTCGTCAGCATTTGGAGCAGCTCTATGAAGTGCGAGACAAATACTTTGGCAATGCTCGTTCGGTGCGTCAGCTCATCAATGAGGTCAGTCGCAGACAGAGTTTGCGTTTGGCTGCACTCACAGAAGAAGAGCGGCAACAGCTATCCTTACAGCAGGTAAGTTATGCCGATGTAGCGGGCTTAGCGGCTGAAGGAGAAGAGCAGCTCTTTAATAAAAAGAGCATTGGATTTCGCTCCAAGGGCAATGCCTAA
- a CDS encoding ABC transporter ATP-binding protein, whose product MKEEIFVLKHIYKRFPLGEGEFTALKDLSLSMQAAEFAGLVGPSGSGKTTLLNIIGGLDQPSEGEAIVLGQDVAKMSAKAAANFRNLELGFIFQQFNLLPVYTVFENVEFPLLLQKKSKAERQKAVKEALEWLGIAHLANKKPDKLSGGEGQRVAIARAIVKRPKLILADEPTANLDAANAHNIMRLMRRLNQELGTSFLFSTHDEKVMAYLERIIHLRDGEIEKDEAQTPKTVSE is encoded by the coding sequence ATGAAAGAAGAAATCTTCGTCCTTAAACATATCTATAAGCGCTTTCCTTTGGGCGAAGGAGAGTTTACGGCCCTTAAAGACTTGAGCCTAAGTATGCAGGCGGCAGAATTTGCGGGCCTAGTCGGTCCCTCAGGCTCAGGTAAAACTACCCTACTCAATATTATTGGTGGCCTTGACCAACCCTCGGAGGGAGAGGCTATTGTTTTGGGCCAAGATGTGGCCAAAATGAGCGCCAAGGCGGCGGCCAACTTTAGGAATTTAGAGCTGGGATTTATTTTTCAGCAATTTAACCTCCTGCCCGTCTATACTGTTTTTGAAAATGTAGAATTTCCCTTACTACTCCAAAAAAAGAGCAAGGCAGAGCGCCAAAAAGCCGTAAAAGAAGCCCTAGAATGGTTGGGCATTGCGCATTTGGCCAATAAAAAACCCGATAAATTATCGGGCGGAGAGGGCCAAAGGGTGGCCATTGCCCGTGCTATTGTCAAACGGCCCAAGTTAATCTTGGCCGATGAACCCACCGCCAACCTAGATGCCGCCAATGCACATAATATTATGCGTCTGATGCGCCGCCTGAATCAAGAATTAGGCACGAGCTTTCTATTTTCTACCCATGATGAGAAAGTAATGGCCTACCTAGAGCGCATCATCCATCTTCGAGACGGAGAAATCGAAAAGGATGAGGCCCAAACTCCTAAAACAGTAAGCGAATGA
- a CDS encoding ABC transporter permease: MIAWTLAYRNLKGAGLRTWLNASILSLVFVLILFINGMLDGWNQSAKQDSIAWEFAAGQYWAQGFDPLDPFSYQEGLKDWPNSLEGTPILWRQGSIYPDGRMYPLIIKGIPAQQELLALPTALLAESQAQFPALIGRRMAKNCQLQKGDRLLMRWRDQKGSFDAQEIEIVGVFDSPLPSVDQGQIWVDLSSLQAKTGLENKANIWLSAKAKPQSVAGANWQDLEALLAPINKIIEAKKGSSQFSYYILLAIALLALFDTQVLSIFKRQKEIGTYISLGMSPKEVQLLFTLEGGLYAILGLFLGGLYGGPLLYYLAQNGIPMPEMADEMGVSMGKAIYPVYSWALILKTSLIILGSSFLVSYWPARKIARMSPVAALKGKLQ, translated from the coding sequence ATGATAGCCTGGACCTTAGCCTATCGGAATCTGAAGGGGGCTGGCCTGCGGACCTGGCTCAATGCCAGCATTCTCTCCCTCGTTTTTGTCTTGATTCTCTTTATCAATGGCATGTTAGACGGTTGGAACCAGTCGGCCAAACAGGATAGTATTGCTTGGGAGTTTGCTGCGGGGCAGTATTGGGCCCAAGGATTTGATCCCTTAGATCCCTTTTCTTATCAGGAGGGCCTAAAGGATTGGCCCAATAGCCTAGAGGGAACGCCTATACTATGGCGACAGGGCAGTATTTATCCCGATGGCCGCATGTATCCCTTGATTATCAAGGGGATTCCCGCCCAGCAAGAACTATTGGCCCTGCCTACGGCTCTTTTGGCCGAAAGTCAGGCCCAGTTTCCCGCCCTCATTGGTCGCAGAATGGCCAAAAACTGCCAGCTCCAAAAAGGCGACCGTCTTTTGATGCGCTGGCGAGACCAAAAAGGCAGCTTTGATGCTCAAGAAATAGAAATAGTGGGCGTTTTTGATAGCCCGCTGCCTAGCGTGGACCAAGGGCAAATCTGGGTAGACCTCTCGAGCTTGCAAGCTAAAACGGGCCTAGAAAACAAAGCCAATATTTGGCTGTCTGCCAAGGCCAAACCGCAGTCGGTGGCTGGGGCCAATTGGCAAGATTTGGAGGCCCTACTAGCCCCTATCAATAAGATTATTGAAGCCAAAAAAGGCAGCTCGCAGTTTAGCTATTACATTTTGTTGGCCATAGCCCTTTTGGCCCTTTTTGATACCCAGGTCCTGTCTATATTTAAGCGGCAAAAAGAAATTGGGACCTATATCTCCTTGGGCATGAGCCCAAAAGAAGTTCAGCTGCTCTTTACTTTAGAAGGAGGGCTATATGCCATCTTGGGCCTTTTCTTGGGTGGTTTATATGGGGGACCATTGCTCTATTATTTGGCCCAAAACGGCATCCCCATGCCCGAAATGGCCGATGAAATGGGCGTGAGTATGGGCAAGGCCATTTATCCCGTCTATAGCTGGGCCCTCATTCTAAAAACGAGCTTGATTATTTTAGGCAGCTCTTTTCTGGTCAGTTATTGGCCCGCAAGGAAGATTGCTCGGATGAGCCCCGTTGCCGCCCTAAAAGGAAAACTACAATGA